The genomic window TCCCTTGTCGGCGTCGATCGTCCCATCGTCTTTGACGTCAAAGGCCATAATGACCGGGGCGGCCCCGTCGGACTGCGCGACGTACAGCGTCTTCTCATCCGGCGAAAAGGCGATGCCGTTCGGTCGCGTCATCTTGTCCGTGAGTAGCGTCACCTTACCGTCGGTGGAGACGCGATACACGCCGCAGAAATCCAGTTCGCGCGTGGGATCGTCCGCTTGCTTCGGCAGACCATACGGCGGATCCGTGAAATACAGGTCGCCGTTCGATTTATACGCCGCGTCGTTCGGGCTGTTGAATCGCTTACCGTCGTACTTATCGGCCAGCGCCGTTTTCTTGCCGTTCTTTTCGAGCCGCGCCACGCGCCGGTCGCCATGTTCGCAGAGGACGAGGCGGCCTTCCTTGTCGAGCAACAGGCCGTTCGAGCCAGGCTCGCCGCTCGGCGCGGCGCTCCCGGTATAGCCGGCTGGCTTGAGGAACAACTCGATGCCTGTGCCCTCTTTCCACTTCATCACCGCGTTATTCGGGATGTCCGAAAACAGTAAGTAGCCACCGTCGCGGACCCAGACCGGGCCTTCGGACCACTCAAAGCCTTCGGCGAGCTTCTCCATCTGCGCGTCTTTAGGAACAATGGCGTCAAGGCGCGGATCGAGACGGCGGATTTCGCCAAATACGCCGGCCGAGACAGAATCTTTCAATTCACGGACGTAGACGTTCTTGAAATACAGCGTATTGCCGTGGTTCTGCAACTCAATCTGCCCGGTCGGATAGATCGGCTTGTCACGTTCCCAGTAGTTCTCCATCAGCACGTTGTCAGTGACGAGTTTGTCGTTCAGCTTCACCGTGACGCGATCGCCCACCATCTTGATATAGAACGAGTTCCACTCTCCGACCGGCTTGTCGGCCAGCACCAGCGGGTTGGCCGGATTCTTCTCGTTGTTGAACAGGCCGCCCGAGCCGATGTCGCGGAGCTTGTGGTCCCAAATCTGCACCTGCGGGCTGCCCCGCAGATAGATGCCGGAATCGCCCGCCTCTTCGATCTTCCAATCGACGTACAACTCGAAGTCGCCGTAGTCCTTCATCGTGCAGAGACTGTCCCCCTTGCCGTTGAAGACCAACAGGCCGTCGACCACTTTCCAGCATTCGCGCATCTTGGCGTCGGCCGTTTTCTGTGCGGCCGCCAATTCATCGGCGCTCATCGCGGCCCGCGACTTCGGATCGCCGACCAGGCCCTTCCAACCGTCCAAATCTTTCCCGTTGAAGAGCGCCGTATAGCCCTCTGGCGGCGTGTTGTCAGCGGCGGAGAGAGTCGCGGCGCAGGAAAGCGAGGCGACAGCGAAAGCGAGCAAAGCAAGCGTTCTCATGGAGGGCGCATCCAGAGTGGGAGAGGGCGAAGAACTTCAGGCAGGTCGCCGCGACGAAAACCCGCGACGGACCCTATCGTAAATCGTGGGCGTCACGGTCGCAAGCAGTTTGGTATTGGCCCGCGAAACACGCGAAACACACGAAAAAAGGACATCACTGAGGGGACTGAATTGAGTTGGCGCGACGAACTCCCCTGTCCGTTTTTAGCGTGTTTCGCCGGCAAACTCCTATCGCGGCGTCACGGTCACCTCGACCGGTTCGACAAATTCCCGGCTTTTGGCTTCGATCTCGTCTGCGGTCATCTCGCCGGCTTGCACCCAGACGCGATAGTTAAGTTCCAGCGGTTTGTCCTCGTCGAGCTGGTATTCGAAATATGAGCCAAAGCGCCCGTAGTCCCGTTCGCTGAAACGGGATTCTTTCGGATTCTCCGGTCGATCGAGCATGGCGATGGTGTAGCGCTGGCCGCTGATCACGCAGCTCATTGCGTGCCACGGTAAGTTGACCATTTCCTTCGCCTCGGGCCAGTTGAGCGTTTCGCCGGGAGCGCCTTTGCCGAAGGGGCGGATGTAATACGTTTCCTTGTTGGTCACGTCAGCGACTTCCTGCGCGGCGCGGAACTGAAAGCCTGCGTGCTGCGGGTCGCCGTCGAGTTTCACGGGACCGACGGTGCTCCGCAATCGTGAGGCGAACTCGATCAGCGTCCCATTCGGCAAGACGTAAGTGGTCAGCTCCCGCTCTTCATTGGCAAAGACTTCGCTCTCCTGGCCATGCCAGTGAACCTTGACCGTGTGCCGCCCGAGAATCGCCCCAGCCTCGTTCGAAAGAAAGCCTTCGTGCGATTCGTAGGCGCCGTTCGTGCAGTGCCATGTATCCGCCGTGCGGCTGTCGCCATAGCTGATGCGATTGAAACCGTAGAACAGCCCGCGATGATGCGGAAACAGCCCTCCGGGCCCTTTCGTCAGTAACGACTTACCGGCTGGGTCGAAAACGTGGTGATAAACCTTGTACGTCTCCGCGCGGCGCTCCGGCGTGGATTCGTCGAGTTTCGCTAACATGTAGCGCAACAATGGCCGTTCCGCGCGGCGAAGTTCGACCGATTGATCGCTTGGCTCGGACCAGGAAAGCGACGACGACTTCGCTTCCGGCAAGAGATCCGCAAAGGAGCGATCGAGAACTTCCAACG from Planctomycetia bacterium includes these protein-coding regions:
- a CDS encoding family 16 glycoside hydrolase codes for the protein MRTLALLAFAVASLSCAATLSAADNTPPEGYTALFNGKDLDGWKGLVGDPKSRAAMSADELAAAQKTADAKMRECWKVVDGLLVFNGKGDSLCTMKDYGDFELYVDWKIEEAGDSGIYLRGSPQVQIWDHKLRDIGSGGLFNNEKNPANPLVLADKPVGEWNSFYIKMVGDRVTVKLNDKLVTDNVLMENYWERDKPIYPTGQIELQNHGNTLYFKNVYVRELKDSVSAGVFGEIRRLDPRLDAIVPKDAQMEKLAEGFEWSEGPVWVRDGGYLLFSDIPNNAVMKWKEGTGIELFLKPAGYTGSAAPSGEPGSNGLLLDKEGRLVLCEHGDRRVARLEKNGKKTALADKYDGKRFNSPNDAAYKSNGDLYFTDPPYGLPKQADDPTRELDFCGVYRVSTDGKVTLLTDKMTRPNGIAFSPDEKTLYVAQSDGAAPVIMAFDVKDDGTIDADKGRVFFDATKYFGKEPGSPDGLKVDVHGNVFATGPGGVWILAPDGTPLGLLATGQATANCGFGDDGSTLYITADMFLVRIKLTTKGVGF
- a CDS encoding DUF6807 family protein, with the translated sequence MRAATLTLLVTAIILGCVSHAAAENRQFQITVSAGNHARSFSPAKATIDLPESYPADPLASLSDELGNRHDAQLTPVGLLTADNSAPAGMRRYELHFVVMHREAGSTWKGTLEVLDRSFADLLPEAKSSSLSWSEPSDQSVELRRAERPLLRYMLAKLDESTPERRAETYKVYHHVFDPAGKSLLTKGPGGLFPHHRGLFYGFNRISYGDSRTADTWHCTNGAYESHEGFLSNEAGAILGRHTVKVHWHGQESEVFANEERELTTYVLPNGTLIEFASRLRSTVGPVKLDGDPQHAGFQFRAAQEVADVTNKETYYIRPFGKGAPGETLNWPEAKEMVNLPWHAMSCVISGQRYTIAMLDRPENPKESRFSERDYGRFGSYFEYQLDEDKPLELNYRVWVQAGEMTADEIEAKSREFVEPVEVTVTPR